A single window of Liolophura sinensis isolate JHLJ2023 chromosome 6, CUHK_Ljap_v2, whole genome shotgun sequence DNA harbors:
- the LOC135469300 gene encoding DNA-directed RNA polymerase II subunit RPB1-like, with product MYSTCRRHYSFQNIFHMLSPLYNPLNVFHLSSPLYNPLNVFHLSSPLYNPLNVFHLSSPLYNPLNVFHLSSPLYNLLNIFHLSSPLYNPLNVFHLSSPLYNLLNVFHLPSPLYNPLNVFHLPSPLYNPLNIFHLSSPLYNPLNVFHLSSPLYNLLNVFHLPSPLYNPLNVFHLSSPLYNPLNVFHLSSPLYNLLNIFHLSSPLYNPLNVFHLSSPLYNLLNVFHLSSPLYNLLNIFHLSSPLYNPLNVFHLSSPLYNLLNVFHLPSPLYNPLNVFHLPSPLYNPLNIFHLSSPLYNPLNVFHLPSPLYNPLNVFHLPSPLYHPLNVFHLSSPVYNLLNVFHLSSPLYNPLNVFHLSSPLYNLLNR from the coding sequence ATGTATTCCACCTGCCGTCGCCACTATAGTTTTCAAAATATCTTCCACATGCTGTCACCACTATACAATCCTCTGAATGTATTCCACCTGTCGTCACCACTATACAATCCTCTGAATGTATTCCACCTGTCGTCACCACTATACAATCCTCTGAATGTATTCCACCTGTCGTCACCACTATACAATCCTCTGAATGTATTCCACCTGTCGTCACCACTATATAATCTTCTGAATATATTCCACCTGTCGTCACCACTATACAATCCTTTGAATGTATTCCATCTGTCGTCACCACTATACAATCTTCTGAATGTATTCCACCTGCCGTCACCACTATACAATCCTCTGAATGTATTCCACCTGCCGTCACCACTATACAATCCTCTGAATATATTCCACCTGTCCTCACCACTATACAATCCTCTGAATGTATTCCATCTGTCGTCACCACTATACAATCTTCTGAATGTATTCCACCTGCCGTCACCACTATACAATCCTCTGAATGTATTCCACCTGTCGTCACCACTATACAATCCTCTGAATGTATTCCACCTGTCGTCACCACTATATAATCTTCTGAATATATTCCACCTGTCGTCACCACTATACAATCCTTTGAATGTATTCCATCTGTCGTCACCACTATACAATCTTCTGAATGTATTCCACCTGTCGTCACCACTATATAATCTTCTGAATATATTCCACCTGTCGTCACCACTATACAATCCTTTGAATGTATTCCATCTGTCGTCACCACTATACAATCTTCTGAATGTATTCCACCTGCCGTCACCACTATACAATCCTCTGAATGTATTCCACCTGCCGTCACCACTATACAATCCTCTGAATATATTCCACCTGTCCTCACCACTATACAATCCTCTGAATGTATTCCACCTGCCGTCACCACTATATAATCCTCTGAATGTATTCCACCTGCCGTCACCACTATACCATCCTCTGAATGTATTCCACCTGTCGTCACCAGTATATAATCTTCTGAATGTATTCCACCTGTCGTCACCACTATACAATCCTCTGAATGTATTCCACCTGTCGTCACCACTATACAATCTTCTGAACAGATGA
- the LOC135466827 gene encoding retinol dehydrogenase 11-like produces MLPCVYAAVVLASLAGILKIYLKLTTGVCKSTKSLEGKTALVTGASRGIGYQTALALARRKARVIMACLSKRSGESAQASIIRDSGNQHVVLKIVDLSSLRSVRNFADSVIRTENRLDILVNNAGTSGKITALTEDGLDFTYATNYLGPFLMTNLLLDLLQKSSPSRIVCLTSSAHVVGKIDFEKLKVGKSVNSGRVYCDTKLAIILFTRKLAKELAGSGVTVNSVNPGSVKTDLTRKHPIIYTLGYFFFKNPEEGAQTSVYCAVSEEVEGISGKHFADCALSSVSRHACDDHVGERLWSVSRKLVGLEK; encoded by the exons ATGTTGCCATGTGTTTACGCTGCTGTCGTCCTGGCGAGTCTTGCTGGCATTTTAAAGATTTACCTCAAGTTGACAACAGGTGTTTGTAAAAGCACAAAAAGCTTGGAAGGCAAAACGGCCTTGGTGACTGGAGCCAGTAGAG GAATAGGATATCAAACCGCTCTGGCCTTGGCCCGGCGCAAAGCTCGAGTCATCATGGCGTGTCTCAGTAAGAGGTCAGGGGAAAGTGCCCAAGCCAGCATAATACGAGATAGCGGCAATCAGCACGTCGTGCTGAAGATCGTGGACCTGTCCTCCCTGAGATCCGTGCGAAACTTTGCTGACAGTGTTATTAGGACAGAGAATCGTCTGGACATCCTGGTGAACAACGCAGGAACAAGTGGTAAGATAACAGCG TTGACTGAGGACGGGCTGGACTTCACTTACGCCACAAATTACCTCGGCCCCTTCCTAATGACAAATCTGTTGCTAG ATCTGCTCCAAAAATCCTCGCCAAGTCGCATAGTTTGCCTTACTTCATCGGCCCACGTGGTTGGTAAGATAGACTTTGAGAAGCTGAAGGTGGGCAAAAGCGTAAACTCCGGAAGGGTATACTGTGACACGAAACTGGCCATCATACTCTTCACGAGGAAACTTGCCAAGGAACTGGCCGGCTCGG GTGTGACGGTCAACAGTGTTAATCCGGGAAGCGTAAAAACTGATCTCACACGCAAACATCCGATCATCTACACTCTTGGATATTTCTTTTTCAAG AATCCGGAAGAGGGGGCACAGACGTCCGTCTACTGCGCTGTGAGTGAGGAAGTGGAAGGAATCAGCGGGAAACATTTTGCTGACTGTGCACTTTCTAGCGTATCACGGCATGCTTGTGATGATCACGTCGGCGAGCGACTGTGGAGCGTGAGTCGTAAACTCGTGGGTTTGGAGAAGTAA